The Rhinolophus ferrumequinum isolate MPI-CBG mRhiFer1 chromosome 6, mRhiFer1_v1.p, whole genome shotgun sequence genome has a window encoding:
- the SLC39A2 gene encoding zinc transporter ZIP2 isoform X1, translated as MEPLLGVKIGCLFALLALTLVCGLIPICVKWFQIEGATGRHRRVLSLLGCISAGVFLGAGFMHMTAEALEGIESEIQKFVMQNRTESEGNFSDDASSDHTNYPYGELIISLGFFLVFLVESLALQCCPGAAGGSKTQEEECGGAHVLGLHSHGSLPSPSRSPFRALILLLSLSFHSVFEGLAVGLQTTVVATVQLCVAVLAHKGLVVFGVGLRLVQAGTGTRWATFSILSFALMSPLGVAIGLAVAAGDSEGGRGLAQAVLEGVAAGTFLYVTFLEILPRELVGPEAPLAKWGCVAAGFAFMAFIALWA; from the exons ATGGAACCATTACTAGGAGTAAAAATTGGCTGCCTGTTTGCTCTGCTGGCTCTCACCCTGGTCTGTGGCCTCATTCCCATCTGCGTCAAATGGTTCCAGATTGAGGGAGCCACAG GTCGTCACCGCCGGGTCCTCAGCCTCCTGGGCTGCATTTCTGCTGGTGTTTTCCTGGGAGCAGGGTTCATGCACATGACCGCTGAAGCCCTGGAGGGAATTGAATCCGAGATCCAGAAGTTCGTGATGCAG aaCAGGACAGAGAGTGAGGGAAATTTTTCTGATGATGCTAGTTCAGATCAT ACGAACTATCCCTACGGAGAGCTCATCATCTCCCTGGGCTTCTTCTTGGTCTTCCTTGTGGAGTCGCTGGCATTGCAGTGCTGTCCTGGAGCTGCTGGAGGATCAAAAACGCAGGAGGAGGAGTGCGGTGGGGCTCACGTCCTTGGACTCCACAGCCATGGATCTCTCCCCTCACCCTCACGTAGTCCCTTCCGTGCGCTCATCCTCCTGCTTTCACTCTCCTTTCACTCAGTGTTTGAAGGTCTAGCTGTGGGGCTGCAGACGACAGTAGTGGCTACCGTGCAGCTCTGTGTTGCTGTCCTGGCTCACAAGGGGCTCGTGGTGTTTGGTGTAGGACTGCGGCTGGTGCAGGCAGGCACTGGAACACGATGGGCCACGTTCTCCATTCTGTCATTCGCTCTCATGTCCCCCCTGGGTGTAGCCATAGGACTGGCTGTGGCTGCAGGAGACTCCGAAGGGGGGCGAGGCTTAGCCCAGGCTGTGTTAGAGGGTGTGGCAGCTGGTACCTTCCTGTATGTCACCTTCCTAGAAATTCTGCCCCGGGAGCTAGTTGGCCCTGAGGCCCCTCTGGCCAAGTGGGGCTGTGTGGCCGCTGGTTTTGCCTTCATGGCCTTTATTGCATTGTGGGCCTGA
- the METTL17 gene encoding methyltransferase-like protein 17, mitochondrial, with protein sequence MSAWASETEGHRYLHFRFRFASGAMATRSGPRCLFTLGRWRRGLGVAPQSRALAALVPGISQVDNKSDFLGKRPHRRHPGIRQLPRVRLPQALADTAQLLLLENPIPNVEKQVQALTNYLWSRHVPVEPEELQRRAMHLEKKILENLDSSQTEEKLRGAVLRALRKTTYHWQELSYNEGLSLVYMAARLDGGFAAVSRAFHEIQTQIPEFQPQTLMDFGSGTGSVTWAAHSIWGQSIREYMCVDSSAAMLDLAEKLLKGGSESGEPYVPSVFFRQFLPVSPKVQFNVVVSAFSLSELPSKAERAEVVQTLWRKTSNFLILVENGTKAGHCLLMEARDLVLKGKEKSPLDPRPGFVFAPCPHELPCPQLTASEPLACSFSQAYHPIPFSWNKQPKEEKFSMVILARGSPEEANRWPRITQPVLQRPRHVHCHLCCPDGHMQHAVITARRHGRDLYRCARVSSWGDLLPVTTPSELPPAAAIDPPES encoded by the exons ATGTCCGCCTGGGCGAGTGAGACTGAGGGTCACAGATATCTACATTTCCGTTTCCGGTTCGCCTCCGGCGCCATGGCGACCAGGAGCGGCCCGAGGTGTCTTTTCACATTAGGCAGATGGCGTCGTGGTCTTGGTGTAGCTCCGCAGTCCCGG GCTCTCGCTGCCCTTGTGCCCGGCATATCCCAGGTGGATAACAAGTCCGATTTTCTGGGGAAGAGGCCCCATCGCCGGCACCCCGGCATCCGGCAGCTGCCGCGGGTGCGGCTGCCTCAAGCACTGGCTGACACCGCGCAGTTACTGTTGCTCG AGAATCCAATACCCAATGTGGAGAAGCAGGTGCAAGCACTGACCAATTATCTCTGGAGCCGGCATGTACCCGTAGAGCCAGAGGAATTGCAAAGGCGGGCTATGCATCTTGAGAAGAAAATCCTGGAAAACCTAG ACTCATCTCAGACAGAGGAGAAACTTCGTGGAGCAGTGCTGCGTGCGCTGCGTAAAACTACCTACCATTGGCAAGAACTGAG CTACAATGAGGGACTGAGCCTGGTGTATATGGCAGCAAGACTGGATGGTGGCTTTGCAGCAGTCTCCAGGGCATTCCATGAG ATCCAGACTCAAATTCCAGAGTTCCAACCACAAACCTTGATGGACTTTGGATCGGGTACTGGGTCTGTCACCTG GGCTGCTCATAGTATTTGGGGCCAGAGCATAcgtgaatatatgtgtgtggaCAGTTCGGCTGCCATGTTGGATCTGGCAGAAAAGCTACTGAAAG GTGGTTCAGAATCTGGAGAACCTTATGTTCCAAGTGTCTTTTTCAGACAGTTTCTACCTGTATCACCCAAG GTACAATTCAATGTGGTGGTCTCAGCCTTTTCCCTGAGTGAACTGCCCAGCAAGGCTGAGCGCGCTGAGGTCGTTCAAACCCTGTGGCGCAAGACAAGTAATTTTCTG ATACTGGTGGAGAATGGAACAAAAGCTGGGCACTGCCTGCTCATGGAAGCCAGGGACCTCGTCCTTAAG ggaaAGGAGAAGTCACCTCTGGACCCTCGACCAGGTTTTGTCTTTGCCCCA TGTCCTCATGAACTTCCATGTCCCCAGTTGACAGCCTCTGAGCCCCTCGCCTGTAGCTTTTCCCAGGCTTACCACCCCATCCCCTTCAGCTGG AACAAGCAGCCAAAGGAGGAAAAGTTCTCGATGGTGATCCTTGCCCGAGGGTCTCCAGAGGAGGCTAATCGCTGGCCCCGGATCACTCAGCCTGTCCTTCAACGGCCACGCCATGTGCATTGTCACCTGTGCTGTCCAGATGGGCATATGCAGCATGCTGTGATCACAGCCCGCAGACACGGCAG GGATTTGTATCGCTGTGCCCGTGTCAGCTCCTGGGGAGATCTTTTACCTGTGACCACACCATCTGAGCTTCCTCCGGCCGCTGCTATAGATCCCCCTGAGAGCTGA
- the SLC39A2 gene encoding zinc transporter ZIP2 isoform X2: protein MEPLLGVKIGCLFALLALTLVCGLIPICVKWFQIEGATGRHRRVLSLLGCISAGVFLGAGFMHMTAEALEGIESEIQKFVMQDRE from the exons ATGGAACCATTACTAGGAGTAAAAATTGGCTGCCTGTTTGCTCTGCTGGCTCTCACCCTGGTCTGTGGCCTCATTCCCATCTGCGTCAAATGGTTCCAGATTGAGGGAGCCACAG GTCGTCACCGCCGGGTCCTCAGCCTCCTGGGCTGCATTTCTGCTGGTGTTTTCCTGGGAGCAGGGTTCATGCACATGACCGCTGAAGCCCTGGAGGGAATTGAATCCGAGATCCAGAAGTTCGTGATGCAG GACAGAGAGTGA